CAACATGCTCGttcaatttgaaataaatttttttaattcatttatatttttaaaatttaaaattgaattttgagCATATAGAATAAAAATAGAGTGGCAGGCAGTCTACAAATCACAGCCCCGTGGCTTCTTTCTTTACGGTCAAGTGAAATGCCGATGGTAATAACAATGGAAGCCGTAGTCTCTCTTCGAACGATGAAACCTAGCCTACATCGTACGAACCGCACCTTCCGCACAGTACCCTTAGCTTCGGTCGCCTCTCCTACTACTGACCCAAAACTCGGGCCCGAGTCCCTCGGGCACCGCACCCGCCCCGATTTCCCCATTCTTCACCAGGCAAGTTCTGCTGCGCGATTTTCGTTTTCTTGTCTGTTTTTCTTCATTTGAAGAAGTGATATGATTTTGGAGAATTGATATACTTGCAGGAGTTGAACGGGAAAAGGCTTGTGTATTTGGACAACGCCGCCACGTCGCAGAAGCCGACGCATGTCTTGAAGGCTTTGCAGAACTATTACGAAGGTTATAATTCGAATGTTCATCGAGGAATTCATTATTTAAGGTGAAGTTCTTTTTGGAATACGATGCTATTGCGGCTGGTTAATCTGTttctgggtttttttttttgtgctttttaaaagttatattgTGTGTACGTGCAGTGCAAAAGCTACGGATGAATATGAATTAGCAAGGGCAAAGATAgcaaattttttaaatgctGGTGATTGTAGAGAGATTGTGTTTACAAGAAATGCTACGGAGGCCATAAATTTAGTGGCTTACACTTGGGGCCTTGCGAATTTGAAGCAGGGAGACGAGGTATAACCTGTCAACCTTGATATCGGTGAAAGAATGAAAATCTTAGATTTATGTGCATAATCGTGCAATGTAGGAGGGCTACATTGAGTATCTATTAGTTAATACTTCGTATGTATATTTCTTTCTATTTAGACTACGTTTTAATCTGTGTATTTGTGTTTAATCTATGCTGTTTTTACTTCTTGTTTCATGTTACATTACTAAAGGGTGATTGATTTGCTATTTCAGGTTGTACTTACAGTTGCAGAACATCACAGTGCTATTGTACCTTGGCAATTTGTTGCTCAAAAGACTGGTGCAGTTTTAAGATTTGTGAGTTTAACAGAAGATGAAGTTCCGGATGTAGAAAAACTAAGGGAAATGCTTTCTAGGAGGACAAAGCTCCTCGTTGTCCACCATGTCTCAAACGTGCTAGGTGAGTAAAAATCTCTTGTGATGATGATGCAAGTACCCGAGTAGCCTGTCTGGAGAAAGCACAGCTTAGTTAAACTAAAGAACTTGCTTTTTACGAACAAAAATCTGAGTTTGTGGTTCATTTCTTTCAAGTTTGTTCATATTAATTTATATGTGTGAAAGTTCATTTCATTCCTTTGTTGACCAATTCATGTTTTAGAGTCCAAATTATGTAATGTACTTCCTTTTTCATTTTCAGTGGGTTTGTGACATTTAATGTTTTTACTTTTTAGGCTCTATTCAGTCTGCTTGTTATTGTGGTTCTTCATAGTAAGGCCTAAATATGTTGAGAGGGTCTGCATCAGAAAGTAAAACGTTGAAGATAAGCTATGGCAATTGTTGCACTGAAACTAGCACTCTATAGTCTTATACTCAACAGGCACTAGAAACAGTGgcccaaaatttcaaaatatcattttacgTAAAGAATAAGTTGGCGTTCCTGCCACTTTGATTTTTCGATGGGGACAATTTTGCTGTCTTGAGACCTATAGCTTATTCTTCATTCATCACAACCCCATAAAGTCTTTGTGAAGTCATTTTCTAAGGATATGTATTTGTaagttatttttttgaattctgTGCTCTCTCTATGGTTCATATCATATCTTCAAAGAAATTATTTTGATGTTGAAACACGGTCTTTCCTTCATCTTTACATATTCTAGAAGATTCTAGTAAATATCTCTGCCGTTGTTTAGATAATGCTGctatttcaatttaatttagcaaatttTGTTTCCTATtgaaacaaaagaagaaaattgattttatagCTTTGTTGTTAGAATTGATTTCTGAATTTCCCTTacccttattttttaaaataagaacttTTATTCTGTTAAGAAGCTGACTTTTGATTCCTCACGTATACTGTAGTTACACCTCTTTCTCCTTTTCTTCTCCCATAGCATCTGTTCTTCCGATTGATCAAGTTGTGAGTTGGGCACATGATGTTGGAGCGAAAGTTCTCGTTGACGCATGTCAAAGTGTTCCGCACATGGTGGTTGATGTGAGGAGCCTTGATGCTGATTTTTTAGTTGCTTCTTCTCATAAGGTGAAGGCCTTTCTTTACGTGTTAACACTTGAGTTTCACAAATGGATTTTTCTTCGAAACATATCAGTGATTATTTGAAGTTAAGCATTAAAAGTGCTTCAGATGTGTGGACCTACAGGCATTGGATTTTTGTATGGTAAAAGCAATCTCTTGTATGCCATGCCTCCTTTCTTAGGTGAGCCTCTCAGGATTAACCACGCACAACAATCTTGTTTTTCCTAATTTGAGCATCTCTAAAGTTCTTATTCCAATTGCAAAAGTGAGAATACTCGCTGTTCAGTAATTTAGATTGGCCCCTCTAAATCATTGACACTCTTCTCAGGTGGTGGTGAAATGATTTCAGATGTTTATTTAGATCACTCCACGTACGCTGAACCGCCGTCCAGGTTAGACATTTACTTTCAAAATGGCTTATATTAGCTGTAAAAGTTAGTGGAAAgagagattgttagattcagttTACTTTTGGAAAATGAGTGTACAATATTGTTTCATAATTGAAAATGAAGATCAACCTGGGTGATTACCGGACTGTCGGACACCGTGATTGTATCTGAAAAATGTATTTATCTGATGTTATTTGCCGTGGGGTGTGTATTTAGTTTTTAATTGGAACTAAAATTTTTGTTTGTTGCTTGGCAAATGTAATCAGAAATCTTATTTGTGATTCCTGCAATTAGTTTGAAGTTCCACCACCCTGACATAAAATACATTCTCACGTTGAAAGGAAAGCTGATGCTAaccattaaatttatttttgattgAGACGTTGTTTCTTATGAGGTACTAGTTTCCAATTCTATCTCTCATATTTGAAAAGCCGCTCTTGGATTTGTCGAAAAGCATATGTTTTTAGGAACCCACTTGCAAACCCATCATAGTTCGAGAATGTATTTCAAGTCAAACCAACTCAACTATTTGGTATGTGGGAATCAGCAGTACAGAAATATTCCGTTGATTGAGTGATATATATGATTTTAGCTAGTTTCTGTATGGTTGTATGTTGTTCTGGATCACTGTACGTAATGATGTATTATTctctcataatttttttactattgAAATCAGGTTTGAGGCTGGGACTCCTGCTATTGGTGAAGCCATTGGATTAGGAGCTGCAATTGACTATTTATCTGGCATTGGAATGCAGAACATTCATGATTATGAGGTATGTTCTGATAAAAATGTCACTAATTTTACGTGAATGAATCTTTTTTGGTTTTGATAACCTTGCTCATGTCTACTTAAGGATACAATCTCATTCCTTTATGACGATTTTGTTCTCTCCAAGAAATatgaatttgttttaaaatgatAACTAATTTATAGGATAATGAACATCTAGTGTAGTTTACGCTTACAGaggtttgtttgtttgttctGTTTTTTGTTTCAGGTAGAGCTTGCAGGCTATCTGTATGATAGCTTACATTCGGTACCCAATGTTCGTGTCTATGGTCCAGCACCTTCAAAATCCAATTACAGAGCAGCACTTTGTTCTTTCAACGTGGAAGATGTTCACCCAACAGATATTGCCACTTTTCTTGATCAACAGGTACATATTCAGCATCCTTTTCTTGCAAATTATCTCAGATTCTTTGAACATCAGCAACAAGAATCAGAACCAATTTATAAGTAAATGAAAATCTCTGCTGTGCAGTGTGCACATAACCATCACATGCACTTCTCCACAGTTTTCTTTAGCACGTCTTTCCAATATCTCCATTTGGCTTTTTGTAACAAATTATGATTCCTACCATGTTCTTTTTTCAGCATAGTGTAGCTATTAGATCAGGTCACCATTGTGCTCAGCCCCTTCATCGCTATTTGGGAGTCAATGCAAGCGCACGGGCGAGTCTCCATTTCTACAACACTAAAGAGGATGTGGACGATTTTATTCGGGCTCTCACTGATACTATCAACTTTTTTGCATCTTTCAAGTAAGCAACAAACCAAATGAGATGATCAAAAAGGGGTTTAGAGAGGGAAGAGGGAGGCTTTGCCATACAACATTATTAGAATTTTATCCTGTGAATATGACTCTGGTAATGTAATACATAGAAGAGCTTGGTTCCTCATCTGtaacatttatttttgtttttaatacataaattaatttctatttttcttcGCAAACTatcattagtttttttttaattgttaatcGAATAGAAAGctaaatttgaattttcttgTTATTATATTTCGTGACCATTATCTCGAACAGGGAAATCTCGATCTTCGAGTATATTCTTTTTCTCCACAATCATGTTATCGAAAATGGCGCAAATCTTTATTATATAATCTAAATCAATTGGATCTCGTATGCTAGATGAACTTCTCAAAATATGTCAAAGTGTTTTGAATACATCAAATGTTCGTTCAATATTTTTTCTCACGCTCTTTTGATATCGTGCAAAAATTTTATACTTTTTGCGAGAGAGGCTGATGGATAGTTTTGATGAAAGCAGTCCAAGACGGATAAATATTATCGACAAGATAATATCCATGTTATACTCGTTCCCGTTTAACTTAAACCGCACTTTAGGGGTTTTGCTCTTTGCAAAGTTTAAGAACAAATTGGACATCTCCAGCACATTGATGTCGTTTGCATCCTAGTATGCTGAAGTATGTATgtcaaatccataaatctttcgATGCAACTGCCTGCAGTATGATTGAAGGTTTTTTTTGGTGTCTACTTTGATATTGTTTTGCTCAAGCCGTTGAACACTTTTTCTAAGCCCAATGCATACAATCAATGCTTCCAAGCATCTCAGGAAATCCCTTTTGAGCATTTTCAATAGTTAGCCGAGTAACATCCTCATATGTTTGTTGCCTCAAATACTgctaagaaaatatatcatacaCCACCCTGCAAAATGTTTTCAAGCATTCCAACACTGTCGATGCACCTATTCTCAAGTATTCATCAGCAACATCGCCCACTACATCATATGTAAGCAGTTAAACTACATCTGTAACTTTTTGAAGTGGTGACAACCCAAATATACTGGTTGCGTCCTTCCATTAGACAAAGTAAGTTACATTGGTTTACAAATCTTCAATAAATCTAAAACACGTGATGGAGAGTGGAGACACATCACCCAAGCTCGGGTTTGTGGTCACCATTGAGGAGAGGTACTGTTGGAAGAAAGGGTCAAGCTGTTCATCTCTAGATATCATGTAGttttatataagaaaatatatgatGAATAAGATATTCATTTATCGAACCGGGAAATACttataaaatcaaatcaataGATAACAACATAATTTAATCTATCTTTagtttaaaatacaaatgaatGTTTATCTAATAATTCAAATGCTCTTCTTTATCTAATTTAGGATATTCAACATTTATTTTGGTCGCTTGGTAGGAACATCGACCATGAACAAATCACCCCCTTCACAACATATTATAAAATACgtcacttttaaaataaaatttatcaccctacttaaacaaaacaaaattttcttcaaatttcaataattatcTTTATGATTTCTGTAATCAAACTaactaattatataaataaatcttaataaaaaaatcatcattacttaaattaattataaactatgaaaataaaataaattttcctatttgATTTCAGAAAATTTTATCAACAAAAAACGACTGCAACGTATATGTACGTGACATCTAAATTATCATATGATacatgaaataataaataaaaaattttatattttactttCTTCTAATATTTGACTCGAGTTTCGAGTACAATCGAGTTAAAATAACTATGCAATTAGTATTTttcaattatataatttttttatgaaatagtttacaaaataactttaattaaatattttaaaattttttattgacgtgatatttttaaaaataaaatttgatcaaAGTTATTATCCCAAATCTCTTTTTCTTGTATGATTACGTCCATAAAACTTATTAGGAACCTTGGGCTGCACAAATTCCTGCCTAGCCTCAAATTGCCCAAAGCCCCAATCTTGATTATTTAACCTTCCATTGCTCCGTCGCCTGCTACCACCGTTCACGCCTCCGATCATCGGCGGATTGCTGCGGACCTTGATTCAACGAATCCTTCGTTGATGCTGTTAGCCCGATATGCAACTCAACTGTTGGTTATTCTCTTTCATACTTCGTGTTCTAAtggtctttttttctttttcaccgTAGTAATTAAAGTTAAATGGTTTTTGCTTAATGCTCGGTGTCTATTGCATCTATTGGAAGGATTCAATTTAAATGTAATTGCCATGGCCACTTTTATATTGCACCCTAGGTGTTCGAGAAATTGCTTAAACGATATATTTTGCTTAACTTTGACGTGTTTTCTGTTCTTCATATTACTTTTGATCTCATTCAACTGGCTTTCTCAATTAACGTGGtcagtttttttgtttttcttcgcCCTTTTATAAATTGGCTGTGTTTGAGAAGTTCATTTCGCCCCTCTCGCTTTActttctctgggttttgaatttcatggaataattttattattattagttttaAACTTCTGAGCATATTGAGTAATGTAAAACTCAGGATAAAGTCGAGACATATTTATAGGCGACCTTCTAATATTGATACAGAGGTGCTGTTTTAGACCGTGTTCTAAATGGTGGTCGACCTGGTTGAGCCTTGACCGTTCCACCTTTGTCTAAGACGGCCTCTATAGAAGGTCCAAGGCTATCCGACGGGCGAGCAGGAGACGGAGGCGGCCGAGGAggtaaatgattttaaaatcctAGTTAACTgccaaaatcaaataattttagcaACCAGCCAActtcaattaatttaaaaaacactAGATATAATAAAAACATCTTTCACTCTCTTTGGCATTTATTTTTGGTTTCAACTGTCCCTCCACCACCTGCCGCCGCCATCAGCCACTACCTTAATTGTCTTGTTAgtttgtatttatatatttatttacactTTGTCtagattttattatattgtatgaagtattatttaattatatatattacataaaaaactATAATTATTTGTAActatattgcatgattatatataattacttataaaaaattggtaaaaaaaattcaaccgtcTAGGCAGCTGAGGCGGTAGGCGGTAACGTTGGTTTTAGGTACCACAGTGTGTAAAAGTGAAGTGATGTTTTTGTTCCATATTCCATAATATCATAATGTAATTGACATCATAGTAATTGCATCTTGCACTTCATAAACTGCTTACATCCTGATTTTGAATATCCATTGATGGAATTTACAGGCCACTGACATGAACAAATCAAAGGATCCATTTGAGATTGCTTTTGAGGAACCAGAGGAATCACCACCAGATTCCCCTGTTGGTCTTGATGAGAATGAATCACAAACTTCATTGGGTCACATTCGTGGAGATGTTAATGCCAGTGCTAATATTCATACCTCACACGCGTCAACATCTTCAGCTGTAACAGTAGCCATAGGCACTGCCGGTCCAGTTGGAAAACCTAAGGAAGACGAtgatgatgaggaagaagaGAACATGGACGTTGAGCTCGGAAAGCTGTCATCTAGTGGCGATCCTGATAAAGTGGCTAAGATGCAGTGAGTTGAATTATTCTTTTTTTGTCATATCCTTTCTGTAGTGATGCTTTCTTGATGGGTTAGTTGATTGCAACTTGCAAGTGGTTCTATTGGCTGATTGTTTGTTATTTATAACATGCACTATTTGCATTACTTCGTTCCTTgtcttgtttttaatttcatcCGACATTCTAGGGCTCTTTTAGCTAAGTTTACGGATGAGCAAATGAGTCGGTACGAGTCATTTAGAAGATCTGGATTTCAGAAATCTAATATGAAACGGGTAAGAATCAACTTTTTCTTATTTCCATCCAAGCCAATACTTTTATCGCAAAACAGTTACGAGTACTGAGGGGCCTTTAGTTGTGCTGTTGGTGTTCGAAATAAGTGTCCAACTTCTGGTTTCATTTCTTTAGTGGCACCATTTTTGTCCGTATTTTGCAGCTGCTAACAAGCTTAACTGGAAGTGCAAAAATTTCAGTACCCATGACTATTGTTGTATCTGGAATAGCAAAAATGTTTGTTGGGGAGCTTATTGAAACAGGTATGTTTAACTTGCACTTATCCATATAAGATATAGAAATATTCTGGAACTTTATCGTCGCCATGGATCCCTCTCATTGTGCCCATTTTCTAATTGAAGATTCAAATCATACGTGATGCTTCTATACCAAGTTAATCTTAATACCTCTCGGTTCTTTTTTAATCTCCTGGAAATTATTTCTCATCCTTGGGAAATTCAAAGCTAAAATGTACATTGTTATTGTAGTAATGTGTATGTAACGCTAATATTTATCTTGTAAGTTGCACTGAAGCGCAATTGAATTGCAGCAAGAATGGTAATGTCAGAGAGAAAAGAGACCGGACCGATCAGGCCATGCCACATTAGAGAAGCATATAGAAGATTAAAACTCGAGGGCAAGATCCCAAAAAGATCAGTTCCAAGGCTTTTCCGATGACAGAATCTTGAAAGTACATTGCGCTAAACAGcctttaaatttcaattttctcgTCAGTGAAATTTCTTATCTTTAGTTTACGGTCTAGCATTCGGCATGAAAGCTCAAGATTTTGCATCTATATGTTCGTTTGGTGTTCTGTAGCACAAGCATAATTTTCACTTCTGGTAATTCCTTATGCTTCTTAATCATAAGTCCACTTATTTTGAAGGGACTAGAAAACTTGTCATGAGAAATCTGTGTTTTGTATAAATCTGATTTATTTTTCTGGAACAGTTgtaaattttttagattttacatttaaaagaaaagatTGTTGAACAAGATTGAAAGTTCGAAGTTGGTCGAATGTTAGACAAAGGCGATTTTGAAAGTTGCATCTACccttcaaaaaatatttatcatagaTCAATCCTAAATCTCCAAATAATCACCCTATATTCTAGTATAGTCTACAAAGAGAATGCTATTGCTTGTTTGTGATAAGTTTGGTGTCTAGAGGCATACATATATACaacataatttcaattttaaacgATTAATTTGGTATCCAGAGGCATTTGTGTAcgtatataacataatttcgaTTTCAAATGATTAAATCACAATTTTAATCttctcttattttaaaattcgaTAAGTAATCAATCTAATACAAgaatataatatagtaaataaaaaattaaacatctATGAGGAATACAATTTATAAAATGtgaataataacaacaataataataataacaaacttCGAATATTGAACTAATATTAGTTGATAGTTTATTATAGTCTATCTTACATCGAAACGTTTGAGATGCGGTTCTATTTTGAAAATCGAGATCTTTTccttaagtaaaaaaaaattattgaactaAAATGATATTCTACCGCACttaatgtttttgtttttatttttatttttatttttatttttattttttaaaaaagcttctcaattttttttttaacaaagttATTTAGGAtgaaattcgtaattttcttaATGAAGGGACTCAAATGttctaaataaaaagataaaggACCGACGGGAGTTATAGTTATTTGCAATGTGGCCTGTTCAGTAATACTCAAGCTAGGGTTTGTAGACGGCATTAAACACAAACCCGAGCCCCCCTCTCCTGCCTCCCTTTCTCCGCCGCCGACCATGGTAGCTTTATCATTTTAGCTTCCTTTGCTATGCTTATTCTTTTGTAAATGGAATGATTAATCGGTGGATGCGTGTTGATTTACATGTatgtgaattttatttttaaatccaCGAAGTTTAATGTACCGTAAGTAGTAAGTAGCTTTGGTATTCATTTGTATAGTATTGATGGTTGGTGATTTAGCTTGAGTCAATCTGATCGGTAGTGTTTTTTAGCAGGCCTGAAATGGAATAAAGTGTTGTAGCTGTGGGTTTTACCTACTCAGTATTATATAGttcttaatttttattcattcagttgtttttttattagaaatatttggTTGTTGCTATCTGGAATCATGAATTGAAAGACGGGTCATGTTCCGGCAGGCCATTTTGTGGAAAAAACTTTGGATTTTCTACATCTTGTTCATTTTATCTAGTTAGATGAATAAGGATGTCTCTGGTTCCTATCTCGGAggcttggtttttttttttttttttttttttttttttttttttttttttttttttttttttttttttttttttttttttttttttttttttgttgtttatggttttttcttgtttctttctcgtttgtttgttttttttttttttttgttatgactttatttatttgtattttatttgtttCAGTGATGTACTTTCAGTGTTCGTGTTTTGCCAAATTTGTTTGTTTCttgattatatgtattatttactTGTAATTTGCTATATGCAGGTGAACGTTCCTAAGACTAAGAAGACTTTCTGTAAGTCAAAGGAGTGCAAAAAGCACACCTTGCACAAGGTTACCCAGTACAAAAAGGGAAAAGATAGCTTGGCTGTTCAAGGGAAGCGCAGATATGATCGTAAGCAGTCAGGTTATGGTGGCCAGACCAAGCCTGTCTTCCACAAGAAGGTGAAACATGCtcgatatatattataattaagatATTGTTTACAATGGAAATAAGACCATATCACCAACGTAGCTTGTGAATAACcaaatatttataaaagtaCATTGAGTCATGATAATTATTGTGGAAGGATACAAAGAAATTTGATTAATTTGGAGTTCTGCTGGTTGAGATCTTTCTTTAGTGTCGTTTTTGTGACTGGTTTATTATCTTTTCCATCCAGGCAAAAACAACTAAGAAGATTGTGCTGAGGCTACAATGCCAGGGTTGCAAACATGTTTCTCAGCATCCGATTAAGGTTATTTCTTGTTATTTGCGCTCACTTTTGTTTGTCATGTATACTCACAGGCAGTTAACTTTGCAGAGGTGCAAGCATTTTGAGATTGGTGGAGATAAGAAGGGGAAAGGAACTTCTCTCTTTTAATGCTGTGAAATGGAACTTGAGACTCCTTGGTTTTGCTTTTATCATCGTATTTATTGTTGCGATGGCCTTTTTGCTGTTTTTGGCTTAATCAGTAATGGAATATTGACTCGCCGTGTAACTTAGTTTTTGCTTTGATAAAAGATTtagtttttgataaatttgattcaaatttattCTCCTCAGTTTTCACTTGGGTGAAGCTAATTAAATGGGGAAGCCTTACAGTTGCAGTCCTTTCATGTTAGTTTCATTCATTTCGAATAAGATCTCGGGTTGGTTTGAATAACTAGGAATAAATAAGATTAATGTCGTAAGAACTTCCCTGTAATGAATTGCCTCAATCTTGACTTCAACTAGTTTATGCTCAATGTGAGCATAGGAACTGAAGATGGTGACAGAACCATGATGTGTGGCAGTTGTAGAGAGATTTAGTAGATAACAATTTATGTCCCTTAaatttatacataaaatataaatttagcaTATTTTTTCTTGGTCAGGGCAAACTTAATTGGTTCGATCAAATACGAACTTGCAAACCCATGTCGAGCGATCATATTTTGCAAACTTCCAGACAATCCGAACAGATTGAATCGAATTTATTCAATAACTTTGGTATGAattcaattttcattttatctATGATAAtacgaaaaagtaaaaaaatgaaaatagtttAATAAAATAACCTACGTGAATCATGCAAATAAAAATGGATCCAACTACATGTGATTGCcacgaaaaatttaaaaatgcgaAAAAAATTAATGCAGCAAGTGTGATTCTCCGCAAAATTTCTTTCCATCATGTGAAAATTTCCCTCAAATGGGATGTGTGAAGGTAAAACCTTTGCATAAATGTCAAAAATTTCAGCTCTAACTTTACACTGATGCCATCGCATTTCACAAAAATTAACCAATGCACATCAAACTTAAAAGATCATCATGAACTTGTGGCACAATCCCGGATATAGCGATGATCCTGATACAGATATTGTTCCCAAAGGGGCCTGTACCTGTCTATACTCCACTTTAGCCAAGGCTTAATGTAGCCATTAAAGTGAATCACAGCAGCAGTCTCGATCAAACGGTTATCAATATTCATGTCATGTCCCAATCCTAATACGTGCCATCGCCGATCAAGTTGTTCTGTCATTCCATAGAAAACTAAAAGGCCAGGAGGAAGAGTGCCAAGCTTCCAGAGTGACCTGTCAGCATTTTCTTCTTGCCAATAATGGTATCTTGAAGTCACATTCGCCTTTCTCCAAGAAATCAAATCGAAAACGTTCATGCCAAACGCCCATCCACATGCTTGAGGATCGAATTTCGTGCTGATCAATGGGTTTGAAAAATTTAGGTAGTTAAAGAATCGGTGAAAAGCTTCGAGACAAGTTTCAACCGCCCCATTTACATTTCCGTGTAAATCAATTGAAAACAGAGGTACCAAATCCTTCTGAACAACAATGTCATCTTCAAGGAAAACCACCTTCTCCAACTGAGGAAAAATCTCTGGGATGTAGAACCGAAGGTAGTTCAGTAAAGACTGGTTCTTTGGACTGTGAAACTTAAGCTCAAGACT
This sequence is a window from Primulina huaijiensis isolate GDHJ02 chromosome 13, ASM1229523v2, whole genome shotgun sequence. Protein-coding genes within it:
- the LOC140956370 gene encoding transcription initiation factor TFIID subunit 11 isoform X1; translation: MLLARYATQLLATDMNKSKDPFEIAFEEPEESPPDSPVGLDENESQTSLGHIRGDVNASANIHTSHASTSSAVTVAIGTAGPVGKPKEDDDDEEEENMDVELGKLSSSGDPDKVAKMQALLAKFTDEQMSRYESFRRSGFQKSNMKRLLTSLTGSAKISVPMTIVVSGIAKMFVGELIETARMVMSERKETGPIRPCHIREAYRRLKLEGKIPKRSVPRLFR
- the LOC140956390 gene encoding cysteine desulfurase 1, chloroplastic translates to MPMVITMEAVVSLRTMKPSLHRTNRTFRTVPLASVASPTTDPKLGPESLGHRTRPDFPILHQELNGKRLVYLDNAATSQKPTHVLKALQNYYEGYNSNVHRGIHYLSAKATDEYELARAKIANFLNAGDCREIVFTRNATEAINLVAYTWGLANLKQGDEVVLTVAEHHSAIVPWQFVAQKTGAVLRFVSLTEDEVPDVEKLREMLSRRTKLLVVHHVSNVLASVLPIDQVVSWAHDVGAKVLVDACQSVPHMVVDVRSLDADFLVASSHKMCGPTGIGFLYGKSNLLYAMPPFLGGGEMISDVYLDHSTYAEPPSRFEAGTPAIGEAIGLGAAIDYLSGIGMQNIHDYEVELAGYLYDSLHSVPNVRVYGPAPSKSNYRAALCSFNVEDVHPTDIATFLDQQHSVAIRSGHHCAQPLHRYLGVNASARASLHFYNTKEDVDDFIRALTDTINFFASFK
- the LOC140956370 gene encoding transcription initiation factor TFIID subunit 11 isoform X2, with translation MNKSKDPFEIAFEEPEESPPDSPVGLDENESQTSLGHIRGDVNASANIHTSHASTSSAVTVAIGTAGPVGKPKEDDDDEEEENMDVELGKLSSSGDPDKVAKMQALLAKFTDEQMSRYESFRRSGFQKSNMKRLLTSLTGSAKISVPMTIVVSGIAKMFVGELIETARMVMSERKETGPIRPCHIREAYRRLKLEGKIPKRSVPRLFR
- the LOC140991670 gene encoding large ribosomal subunit protein eL42-like isoform X1, producing MINRWMRVDLHVNVPKTKKTFCKSKECKKHTLHKVTQYKKGKDSLAVQGKRRYDRKQSGYGGQTKPVFHKKAKTTKKIVLRLQCQGCKHVSQHPIKRCKHFEIGGDKKGKGTSLF
- the LOC140991670 gene encoding large ribosomal subunit protein eL42-like isoform X2 — encoded protein: MVNVPKTKKTFCKSKECKKHTLHKVTQYKKGKDSLAVQGKRRYDRKQSGYGGQTKPVFHKKAKTTKKIVLRLQCQGCKHVSQHPIKRCKHFEIGGDKKGKGTSLF